GGGTTATATGATTCTTATATCAATTCACTCCTCACTTAGCACTCAACTTTTATGCTTGACCTAACAAAACTAGCGCGACAAATGCAGGGTTTAAGTCAGCATCTTACTTTAGAAGCTGCTGCCAGTCGTCAGCGTTTAGAACTGGCACAACAACATTTAAAAAATGCTTACGAGTCTCAACAAGATTTAATCGATCGCCAGGAAAAATGGCGCGATCGCATTCTCTTTGCTAATGCTACCCCAATCGAGCCGCTAGAAACCTGCATTGATATTCCAGTTCCCCCAAAAATTCATACTGTCATCGCTACTGATGGTTCCCAAATTGCCCCCAACCATCACGAAATTGCTTATTGTTATCTCCTAAATATCGGCAGAGTCGTCTTGCACTATGGACAAAATCGCCATCCGTTACTCGATAGTTTGCCAGAAGTATTTTATCGCCCAGAAGATTTATATATGTCTCGGCAGTGGGGAATTAGAACTGAGGAATGGATGAGTTTTCGCCGCACTGCTTCTGAAGCAACGGTGTTGGCAGAACTGGCGTGCGATGCAGCGCAAAAGGAAACCCCAGCGCTAGCAATGGTAGATGGTTCGCTAATTTACTGGTTTTTAGAACAGTTGCCGATGGATGCACGCGATCGCATTTTACCCCCCATTCTCGAAGCTTGGCAGCAAATGCGTGATGCTCAAATTCCGTTGATGGGCTATCTTAGCGCCTCTCGTAGCATCGAAACAATGAATTTTTTACGCTTGTTGGCTTGTCCCCATCCAGCGCCAGATTGTAAAAGTCATTGCCCAAATCAACTAGAAAAAGTACCTTGTAAAATTTTTGAACAGTTGCGAGATACTTCTGTTTGGGCAACTCGACTCAAACCAGGACAACGCAGTACCCTGTGGCGCAGTAATTCTCCCATTCTCGAACTCTACGGCGATCAAACAATTTACTTTTGTTATGTCCACGTTGGCACCGAAATCGCCCGCATCGAAGTTCCGGCATGGGTAGCGGAGAATGCAGCCATGTTAGATCAAGCACTGGGATTGATGTTAGCACAAGTGCAAAAAGGATATGGCTACCCTGTAGCGATCGCTGAAGCCCATAATCAAGCAGTAGTAAAAGGTGGCGATCGAGCGCGTTTCTTTGCCCTACTCGAACAACAAATGATTAAAGCTGGTTTGAAAAATGTGGGAACTTCCTACAAAGAAGCTAGAAAGCGCGGGAGTATTGCGTGAAGGCTACGGCACACAAGTCGAATTACCCCCCTTAATCCCCGTTTTAAGGGTAGGTATTTAACAAAGGTGTATTTTTGCAGGTAAAATAATTATCTAGCTATTGAATGCTTGTTTAAAGACGGTAAAAAAAGTTAACACCACAACTCCATGTCTCTGAAATCACCCTCTCCACTGCTTGATTTTTAAATACCTACCCTTAAAAGCTCTGCTCCCCTGCCTCCCCAGTCCCTTTAAACCTGCAATGAAATCTCAGGTTGCTCTATGGGAATTTCGATCGCAAATTCTGCTCCTTTACCAACAGATGAGTTACAGGTAATATTTCCTCGGTGTTTTTTGACGATAATCTGATAGCTAATAGATAATCCTAGCCCACTACCTTTACCCACAGGTTTTGTGGTAAAAAATGGGTCAAATAAACGCGATCGCAATGATTCTTCAATCCCAAGACCATTATCTGCGATCGCAATTTTGACCATATTTAAGTCTGTCACCTCTGTATGAATCCGAATTTGGGGAGTAGAAAGTAGGGAGTAGGGAGGAGAAGATTTATTCTCCACTCCCTCTTCTATTGCATCAATAGCATTATTCAACAAATGCATAAATACTTGATTTAGTTCACTCGCGTAACAAGTTACTAGGGGTAAATTACCATAATCTTTCACTATAATAATTGCCGAGCGTTCGGCTGTTTCTCTGAGCCGATGTTGTAACATCACCAAAGTATTTTCAATGTCTTCATGGATATTTACCCGCTTCATCTCTGCCTCATCGTGCCGAGAGAAGTGTTGTAGCGCCAGTACAATTTCCCGAATCCGATCAGAGCCTCTATACATTGCACCTATCAGGTTTTGTAGATCCTTAATCATAAAATTCAGGTCTATATCTTTGGCTATTTCCTGAATTTTTGGTGTGGGTTTGGGATATTCCTGTTGATAGACCTCGATCATATTTACTAGGTCTTCTACATATTGACCAGCATATTGGAGATTCCCATAAATGAAACTGATTGGATTGTTAATCTCATGAGCCAGCCCAGCTACTAACTGTCCCAACGCCACCATCTTTTCGTTCTGAATTTGTTGAACTTGAGAGGCTTGCAAATTATTTAAAGCCTGTTGGAGTAAAAAGTTTTTTTCTTGTAGTTTAACTTGGAGCAAACGTAAATTAATCTGGTTTTCAATTCGCAACACTACCTCTGCCCCATGAAACGGTTTGGCAATATAATCTACACCACCAACATCAAAAGCTTTTACCTTATCTACAACATCATCCAGGGCGCTAATAAAAATTACTGGAACTTCGCAAGTTTTCTCGTCAGCTTTCAGTTGTTGACAAACTTCATAGCCATCCATCCCTGGCATGTTGATATCCAGCAAAATTACATCAGGCAAAACCATTTGACATGCAGTCAGTGCCATTTTACCGTTTAAGGCTTTGCGAACTTCAAAACCTTGTGCAGTCAACATCGCCGATAAAAGCCGTAAATTATCTGGCGTATCATCTACCACCAAAATATTTCTTTTGTAATTGTTAGTTTGATTAAAATGCATTATTATCAGAAGTTATGCGTATAATTATTGAGGATAGTAAATGCTTATTTGAAATCACCCTAAAATTTGCTGACCAATTTCACCAAAATACTTATATTTATAGTCTAACTCCCACGGTGGTTAGAGAGTTTTGCTGAATATAAAAGCTATTAACCAATTATGAGCTTTATCTAAGGGGAGCAACTTTTTAAAACAAGGTGTACTTGTTTAAAATCCTTAAATTGATTTATGGAATTTGCCTCCTACTTATCCCCGATTATTTAATATCTACCATTGAGGCGCTGCGGCGAGCAACTTCAGAACTAATTGTTGTTCTATGGGTTGAGAAAACAGATATCCTTGAGCAAAATTACAGTTTAAACTTCTCAATTGCGCTAACTGTTCTTCTGTTTCGACACCTTCTGCGATCGCACTCATCCCCATTGAGTTAGCAATACCAATCATTGCTGGTACTAACCCCATATTTTCTTTATTCTCCTGCATACGTTTGACGAAAGACTGATCGATTTTAAGTGCATTAAAAGGAAAGCTGTGCAGGTAACTTAGAGATGAATATCCTGTACCAAAGTCATCCATAATTAACTTAATTTTTCGCTGCTTTAGTTGTTGCAGAATTAGTTTAATTGCATGACTGTTTTCCATAATTACACTTTCGGTAATTTCTAATTCCAAATATGCCGGATCTATTTTATTTTCATAAATTATTCGGTCGATTTGTTGTACAAAATTCGGCTGTAAAAATAATCTAGCACTCAAATTGACACTCATAGTTAGAGGTTCTGGTGTCACCGGAAAATGTTGCCAGATGCTTAATTGATGACAAGCTGACTGTAATACCCAAGTATTGATGGCATTAATCAAACCCGTTTCTTCAGCCACAGGAATAAATTCTGTGGGAGAAACTAAACCACGAATCGGATGTCGCCAGCGCACCAAGGCTTCAAATCCAGAAATAATACCTGTATTCAAAGAAACAATTGGCTGATAATAAACGAGGAATTCTTGCCTTTCCACAGCCCTTCGTAGGTCATTTTCTAACTCTAAAAGCTGAATAGCCTCCTGATGCATTGCTGGATTGAAGACGTGATATTTACCTCTTCCTTGAGCCTTAGCCCGATACATTGCTGTATCAGCATCTCGCAATAAATACTCTGGGCGATCGTAATCTTTATTACCCCAACTAATGCCAATACTGGCATTCATAAATACTTCATATCTTGATAGTTTAAAAGCAAGGGATAGCTGTTGCAAAATCTGTTCAGCAACTTGGATTGCTATATTGATATCTGTGATATTTTCTAGGAGGACGCCAAATTCGTCACCGCCCAATCGTGCTAGAGTATCAATAGGAATCAAACATGCTTGCAGGCGGCGGGCGATGCCTATCAGCAATTCATCTCCCACCAAATGGCCGAGAGAATCATTGACAACTTTGAAGCGATCGCAGTCCAAAAAAAGCACTGCAAACTGATAACTAGATTCTTGCTTCGCCCGATTTAGAGCATTTTCTAGTCGCCTAATAAATAAAACTCGGTTTGGTAATCCAGTCAGTGAATCATGCAATGCTATATCTAGCAATTGGCTTTGCAATTTCTGGCGTGAATGGATTTCTTGTTGAAGTTTTTGGAGAGTTTTTTCTAGCTCACTAGTCCGCTCTTTTACCCGATCTTCTAGTTCGGCATTTAGTTTCAATATTTCTAACCGCGCCGATCTCAATGCCAGTTGATTTTGCACGCGTATTAAAACTTCTTGAAACTCAAAAGGTTTGGTAATGTAGTCTACACCCCCCACTCTAAAGGCTTTAACTTTATCAAAAACATCATCTAAAGCGCTAATAAAAATCACCGGAATATCGGCTGTTAGTTCCCAAGCTTTAAAAGTCTGACAAATTTCATAGCCATCTACTTCTGGCATCATAATATCGAGTAGAATCAAATCCGGTAATACTGTTTGAGTTGCTGTCAGTGCCATTTGCCAGTTTAAGGCTTTACGAACGTTATACCCTTCCCTTGTCAATATGGAGGATAAAACTCGGAGGTTATCCGCCATATCATCAATGATCAAAATATCTTTTTTATCAGGGTCTAAATGCTCGTAATTCATTCTACGTTGGTTCTAGTCAATTCCATGATTTTCTCAAACTGGTAGTTATTTGCTAAATCCCTAAGAACTTGGAAAACTTGACCATTATCTGATGGAATTTGCTTGAGTAACTCTAAAATCAGTTCATCGCTACAGCTGGCTGCGGCGTAGTGGATCTGTTGGAGCCACTCAGGTGACATTTGTGATAAATGTCTCAGGAGTTCGGCAGCACTGACAAACATCTGTGTAGATTGATCCACAAACACTGTGTTTGTGGTTTCTACTTGGTTGGTATATTTTAAACCCAGATGTTGGCTCAGTTTTTCCAATAATACTTCTTGTGTGAATGGCTTGCGAATAAAATCGTCGCAACCAATGGATAAAATTTTCTGTCGTTCTTCCTCAAAGGCGCTGGCAGTTAAGGCAATAACGATCGTGTGTGTATTGGGGCGATCTGGCGTTGCTTCAGAGAAGTTGTAAGGAGAAGCCAAGGCTGTTGGCATTAACTTTGCCAACGCAGCACTAGTTGCTTCGCCTACGGGAGACGCTTTGCGTACAACTTTGATTGTCTCGGAGTTAGCTGAATCGGTTAACCCTCCTGTCAGGTAATGGCTTCCCGATGATGCCAGTTGTTTGAATTTTGGGAACCTCCGCAATGTATTGGCTTCCCCATGTCCGATTTCTCTAGCTTTAATTATTCTTGTGGCTTCATAACCGTCCATAACTGGCATTCGCATATCCATAAAAATCAAGTGTGGTTGCCAAGATTCCCAATTTGCGATCGCTTCACGACCATCTGTAGCTTCCCGGACTTCAAAACCTAGAGATGTAAGAATTTTAACTAGCAATAGACGGCTTTCTCTGGAGTCATCAACTACTAAGATACGGTATGCTTTCTCACTAAGGGTTAAAGCTATAATTTTGGATTTAATTTGATTTGTCGGGATTTCTCTGGGGCAAGTGAGAGCAATCTGAATATTAAAGGTAAATGTACTACCCACACCAGGTATACTGCTGACACTAATATCTCCCCCCATCAGTTGTACATATTTGCGACTAATCGCCAAACCTAATCCCGTCCCTTGTTGCGATTTTCTGCCGATTTCAGTTTGCTCAAAAGCCTCAAACAACAAGTCAAGTTCTTGAGGAGCAATACCACAGCCAGTATCTTGGATCTCGAAGATTAGGGAGTGGGGAGTGGGGAGTGGGGAGTGGGGATTAGAGATTGGGAATTGGGGATTGGTTATTAATTCCTCTACCCCTGCTTCCTGCTTCCTACTCCCCACTCCCCAGTCCCCATCCCCCAGTCTCACACTTAATGTCACGCTCCCCGAATCAGTAAATTTGATGGCATTTCCTAAGAGATTGATCAAGACTTGACACAGTTTATTTTCATCCGTTTCTATGTACTTAGGAATATCTTGTGTATATTTAAACAGTAATTCTAAATTTTTAGATGCAGCACGCAAGTGCAACATTTCTTCTAAGTTCTTCAATAGATGAATTAAGTCAAAGCTGCTGCGATTTAATGTGATTCTGCCAGCTTCGATTTTGGACATTTCTAGAATGTCGTTAATTAAGTTGAGTAGATGTTCGCCAGCCCGATTAATAATTGCTAAGTTTTCTTGATGTTCGTCAGATAGTGAATAATCTCGACTCATAACTTGGGTAAAACCCAGAATGGCGTTGAGTGGGGTACGCAGTTCGTGGCTCATGTTAGCCAAGAATTCACTTTTGGCGAGGTTGGCGGCGGCGCTTCGCGCGGCTTCTCGAACAGCAGCTTGTTGCTCTTGTGCAGCGATTTTTTGTGATTCAATCAGTTCTTCTTGGGTGGTTTGCAGTTGCTCAATCACTTGTTGAAACTCTTCAGTACGTTTTTTGACTTGAGCCTCTAAGGTGCGATTGTATTCTGCTAATAATTTTTCTGTTTGCTTGCGTTGGGTGATATCAAAAAATGTAGCGATCGCAAAAGCTAGATTCCCCGATTCATCATAAATTGGCTTTCCTAAAACCTCAATGGGAATAATCTTGCCACAACGGCGAATTTCCATATTGTCAATTCTGGTGCTTTCCCCAAGCAATGCTCGCGAAATTGGTAGGCGATCGCAAGGGTAAAGTTGATCTGTCCCGGCAAGGTAAGCTTGATATACCTCTGATAATTCTTCGGTGTTAACTTCTGCTAGCGCTCCTTGACCAAGAATTTGCTGCCCAATTTGATTTATATAATAAGGTTCACCTTCTGCATCGATAATAAATACACCTACCGGCATGGCTTCTAAAAATTGAGTTAGCCGACTCTGACTGTGAGACAGTGCCTCATTTAAAACCTGCATCTCGGCATTCTTTGCTGACAAAGCACTGAAGGATGCTTGGAGTTGCTTTGCCATAGTTTCAAATGACTTTGCTAGTTCCCCCAGTTCATCGGAACGCTGAATTTCTGGTGTTTGCTCCCATTCACCTTGAGCAATTTTCTTCGCTGATGCGTTTAATTGTAAAATCGGTTTAATTACCCAGCGAGCAGTCAAAATCCCAATTCTTGTCGCTACTAAAAAAGCAACTATGCACAACAAAATAGTAATACGGGTGTTAGCGTTAATTTCCTCCATAAATTCACCTTCAGGAATCACCGCCACAATTAGCCAATCTAAACCCAATTCATCCTTCCAGTTTTTTACCTGCACAAAATAACGCATTCCGTCGGCAGTAAAACTTAGCTGTTGCTTATTTACAACAAACTTAAGACTGCCAAAGTGTTTGATTAAAGACTGTGTTGTAAGTCTAATTAAATAATTTTGACTATTTAATGCTGATAGCCGTTTTCCTTTACCATTGATGATTGTGTATGGTGGCTCGCTTGTAGAAGAAGCTACCATATATCCAGAACGCTCTAAAATAAAAGTTTTACCCGACTCTTTGATTTTTAAGTTGGCTAAAAATTTGCCGATTTGTGATAGAAGTAAATCAACACTAATCACCCCAACAAATTTGCGATTTTTATCGTAAATAGGATAGCTGGAAGATATGGATAAAATTTCTGGTTTATCTTCCCATTGATAAATTTGACTCCAAACTCGTTTGCCAATCTTGACTGGATCTGCATACCAAGCTTCTAGGCGAGGATCGTAATTTTTTACTTGCTGCAAATGGCGACGATTTCCTTGGTTGTCTGTAGGATAAATATAAAGTTTGCCTATACCATTCTTTTGGCTAACTTCATTAATCAAGAGCTTGCCATTATCTAGACGTTCAACGCCGATAAATTCACCTTTGGGATTGGCAAAACTGTTGTAGCCAACATTGAAAACCTGCATTTGTTTCCAAAAGTAATTGCTAGTAGTTTTAAAATCCGAAAGGTTGAGCAAACCTAGCTCAACTGCATCTAAATTGATTTGATTAATTTGCTTTGGGGTTGTTAAATAGCTATCAAGATGCTGTTCAATGCGATCGCAGATTTCATTTTCTAATTGAGTAGCAAGCTCATTTACGGCTTTTTGGCCATTTTGAT
This Nostoc sp. C052 DNA region includes the following protein-coding sequences:
- a CDS encoding DNA double-strand break repair nuclease NurA — protein: MLDLTKLARQMQGLSQHLTLEAAASRQRLELAQQHLKNAYESQQDLIDRQEKWRDRILFANATPIEPLETCIDIPVPPKIHTVIATDGSQIAPNHHEIAYCYLLNIGRVVLHYGQNRHPLLDSLPEVFYRPEDLYMSRQWGIRTEEWMSFRRTASEATVLAELACDAAQKETPALAMVDGSLIYWFLEQLPMDARDRILPPILEAWQQMRDAQIPLMGYLSASRSIETMNFLRLLACPHPAPDCKSHCPNQLEKVPCKIFEQLRDTSVWATRLKPGQRSTLWRSNSPILELYGDQTIYFCYVHVGTEIARIEVPAWVAENAAMLDQALGLMLAQVQKGYGYPVAIAEAHNQAVVKGGDRARFFALLEQQMIKAGLKNVGTSYKEARKRGSIA
- a CDS encoding response regulator: MHFNQTNNYKRNILVVDDTPDNLRLLSAMLTAQGFEVRKALNGKMALTACQMVLPDVILLDINMPGMDGYEVCQQLKADEKTCEVPVIFISALDDVVDKVKAFDVGGVDYIAKPFHGAEVVLRIENQINLRLLQVKLQEKNFLLQQALNNLQASQVQQIQNEKMVALGQLVAGLAHEINNPISFIYGNLQYAGQYVEDLVNMIEVYQQEYPKPTPKIQEIAKDIDLNFMIKDLQNLIGAMYRGSDRIREIVLALQHFSRHDEAEMKRVNIHEDIENTLVMLQHRLRETAERSAIIIVKDYGNLPLVTCYASELNQVFMHLLNNAIDAIEEGVENKSSPPYSLLSTPQIRIHTEVTDLNMVKIAIADNGLGIEESLRSRLFDPFFTTKPVGKGSGLGLSISYQIIVKKHRGNITCNSSVGKGAEFAIEIPIEQPEISLQV
- a CDS encoding GGDEF domain-containing response regulator, yielding MNYEHLDPDKKDILIIDDMADNLRVLSSILTREGYNVRKALNWQMALTATQTVLPDLILLDIMMPEVDGYEICQTFKAWELTADIPVIFISALDDVFDKVKAFRVGGVDYITKPFEFQEVLIRVQNQLALRSARLEILKLNAELEDRVKERTSELEKTLQKLQQEIHSRQKLQSQLLDIALHDSLTGLPNRVLFIRRLENALNRAKQESSYQFAVLFLDCDRFKVVNDSLGHLVGDELLIGIARRLQACLIPIDTLARLGGDEFGVLLENITDINIAIQVAEQILQQLSLAFKLSRYEVFMNASIGISWGNKDYDRPEYLLRDADTAMYRAKAQGRGKYHVFNPAMHQEAIQLLELENDLRRAVERQEFLVYYQPIVSLNTGIISGFEALVRWRHPIRGLVSPTEFIPVAEETGLINAINTWVLQSACHQLSIWQHFPVTPEPLTMSVNLSARLFLQPNFVQQIDRIIYENKIDPAYLELEITESVIMENSHAIKLILQQLKQRKIKLIMDDFGTGYSSLSYLHSFPFNALKIDQSFVKRMQENKENMGLVPAMIGIANSMGMSAIAEGVETEEQLAQLRSLNCNFAQGYLFSQPIEQQLVLKLLAAAPQW
- a CDS encoding ATP-binding protein, whose protein sequence is MLSKLQPVKSINCLVGKVYAKMPLRYVLIVPFILQICGAVGLVGYLSYQNGQKAVNELATQLENEICDRIEQHLDSYLTTPKQINQINLDAVELGLLNLSDFKTTSNYFWKQMQVFNVGYNSFANPKGEFIGVERLDNGKLLINEVSQKNGIGKLYIYPTDNQGNRRHLQQVKNYDPRLEAWYADPVKIGKRVWSQIYQWEDKPEILSISSSYPIYDKNRKFVGVISVDLLLSQIGKFLANLKIKESGKTFILERSGYMVASSTSEPPYTIINGKGKRLSALNSQNYLIRLTTQSLIKHFGSLKFVVNKQQLSFTADGMRYFVQVKNWKDELGLDWLIVAVIPEGEFMEEINANTRITILLCIVAFLVATRIGILTARWVIKPILQLNASAKKIAQGEWEQTPEIQRSDELGELAKSFETMAKQLQASFSALSAKNAEMQVLNEALSHSQSRLTQFLEAMPVGVFIIDAEGEPYYINQIGQQILGQGALAEVNTEELSEVYQAYLAGTDQLYPCDRLPISRALLGESTRIDNMEIRRCGKIIPIEVLGKPIYDESGNLAFAIATFFDITQRKQTEKLLAEYNRTLEAQVKKRTEEFQQVIEQLQTTQEELIESQKIAAQEQQAAVREAARSAAANLAKSEFLANMSHELRTPLNAILGFTQVMSRDYSLSDEHQENLAIINRAGEHLLNLINDILEMSKIEAGRITLNRSSFDLIHLLKNLEEMLHLRAASKNLELLFKYTQDIPKYIETDENKLCQVLINLLGNAIKFTDSGSVTLSVRLGDGDWGVGSRKQEAGVEELITNPQFPISNPHSPLPTPHSLIFEIQDTGCGIAPQELDLLFEAFEQTEIGRKSQQGTGLGLAISRKYVQLMGGDISVSSIPGVGSTFTFNIQIALTCPREIPTNQIKSKIIALTLSEKAYRILVVDDSRESRLLLVKILTSLGFEVREATDGREAIANWESWQPHLIFMDMRMPVMDGYEATRIIKAREIGHGEANTLRRFPKFKQLASSGSHYLTGGLTDSANSETIKVVRKASPVGEATSAALAKLMPTALASPYNFSEATPDRPNTHTIVIALTASAFEEERQKILSIGCDDFIRKPFTQEVLLEKLSQHLGLKYTNQVETTNTVFVDQSTQMFVSAAELLRHLSQMSPEWLQQIHYAAASCSDELILELLKQIPSDNGQVFQVLRDLANNYQFEKIMELTRTNVE